A part of Solenopsis invicta isolate M01_SB chromosome 2, UNIL_Sinv_3.0, whole genome shotgun sequence genomic DNA contains:
- the LOC105204212 gene encoding uncharacterized protein LOC105204212, producing the protein MDFRRLNRLNIRMNILSGNLLPMTPNKTEFCVYWKIYSYSIWVMELIRAGALIPGVILYTSTAKGLIGFLVAIFIAMEVIFLVSRIHSHDVLMRQLIQKLNDILRNQDETMKNVVMATLLPMKTPLNFYWSTGLLGTLLLGTLVWYSLPLTRIFKKSTFYYKDFGLPIVISKQPFSTEIFVLGNLLVLFGGLYMFSKKVAVNIYMIHLVLLITAQYRYVAVKLEQLFQQKNLDNESDSQTESHPKRTNSWAEREIKAMCRHYNTVIHLSFMLKKLLALNFSVIYMNTIFRLCFLGIIMSTAFRMSFIQGFVASMTACADTVQFYTLCSSVQQLLDASSKVTDLAFHKNWYQFGISIKRTFLLLILGNTLECKLAAYDKYNLSLSSFMTVMNQAYTVALLFLRMK; encoded by the exons ATGGACTTTCGAAGACTGAATCGTCTGAACATACGAATGAATATTTTGTCGGGCAACCTATTGCCGATGACACCCAACAAGACGGAATTTTGCGTTTACTGGAAAATATACAGCTACTCGATATGGGTGATGGAATTAATACGTGCAGGTGCTTTAATTCCCGGAGTGATTCTGTACACATCGACGGCAAAGGGTCTGATAGGTTTTTTAGTCGCCATATTCATCGCTATGGAAGTAATTTTCTTGGTATCGCGAATTCATTCACATGACGTGTTGATGCGACAGCTTATACAGAAGTTAAATGATATTCTACGTAACCAGGACGAAACTATGAAGAATGTTGTGATGGCAACTTTATTACCGATGAAAACCCCGTTAAATTTCTATTGGAGCACCGGCCTATTGGGCACGCTCCTATTGGGCACGCTGGTATGGTACAGTTTGCCACTTACACGAATATTTAAGAAGAGTACTTTCTACTATAAAGATTTTGGACTGCCGATTGTTATTTCTAAGCAACCATTTTCGACCGAAATCTTTGTGCTAGGAAATCTGCTCGTATTATTTGGTGGCTTATACATGTTTTCAAAGAAAGTCGCCGTGAATATCTACATGATACATTTAGTATTGTTGATAACGGCGCAGTATCGATATGTCGCGGTGAAGCTCGAGcaattatttcaacaaaaaaatttagataatgaAAGCGACTCTCAAACAGAATCTCATCCCAAGAGAACAAATTCATGGGCCGAACGAGAAATAAAAGCGATGTGTCGACATTATAACACCGTCATCCA CTTATCATTTATGTTAAAGAAATTACTGGCCCTAAATTTTAGCGTAATTTATATGAACACCATTTTTCGACTCTGTTTTCTTGGTATCATAATGAGTACA gcCTTTCGGATGTCTTTCATCCAAGGTTTTGTAGCCTCTATGACTGCTTGTGCTGATACAGTACAATTTTATACTCTATGTTCCTCTGTACAGCAATTATTAGATGCA AGTTCAAAAGTAACGGATCTGGCATTTCACAAGAATTGGTATCAATTTGGAATTTCGATAAAACggacatttttgttattaatactaGGTAATACTCTAGAGTGCAAATTAGCAGCATATGACAAGTATAACCTTTCGCTGTCATCGTTTATGACT gtTATGAATCAAGCATATACAGtagctcttttatttttaagaatgaaataa